In Mixophyes fleayi isolate aMixFle1 chromosome 11, aMixFle1.hap1, whole genome shotgun sequence, one DNA window encodes the following:
- the HES3 gene encoding transcription factor HES-3 — protein MQNNAHCVLLLQVSKPLMEKKRRARINVSLEQLKSLLEKNYSQNIRKRKLEKADILELTVKYMKTLQNAVQAGAPVFRSAEYQAGFQNCLSSVSRFLIKSEESGGTKPLSLAQDLSLTLPLVSGSCFSTKDSSSFVCSFSPDHKPSTNVGYPGTFNQPIKVKSAPQESSQSPASTVRSPTRSISYSPVIASPNGNRCTDQNVWRPW, from the exons ATGCAGAATAACGCTCATTGTGTTCTTCTCTTACAGGTATCCAAACCATTAATGGAAAAGAAGAGAAGGGCCAGAATAAACGTGTCCCTGGAACAGCTGAAATCTCTTCTAGAAAAGAATTATTCACAGAAT ATTCGAAAACGCAAGTTAGAAAAAGCTGATATTCTAGAACTGACAGTGAAATACATGAAAACGCTTCAGAACGCTGTTCAAG CAGGTGCCCCTGTCTTCAGAAGCGCCGAGTATCAGGCCGGGTTCCAGAATTGCTTGAGCAGCGTCAGTCGCTTCCTGATAAAGTCGGAGGAGTCGGGTGGGACCAAGCCCCTCAGCCTGGCCCAGGACCTCTCCCTCACTCTGCCTCTAGTCAGCGGCTCTTGTTTCAGCACCAAGGACAGCAGCAGCTTCGTTTGCAGCTTCTCACCCGATCACAAACCCTCTACAAATGTTGGGTACCCTGGTACTTTCAATCAGCCCATCAAAGTCAAATCAGCACCCCAGGAATCATCTCAAAGCCCAGCCAGCACTGTCCGCTCCCCAACACGGTCCATAAGTTACAGTCCAGTCATAGCGAGTCCTAATGGTAACAGATGCACAGACCAGAACGTCTGGAGACCTTGGTGA